The Terriglobales bacterium genome includes the window CAGAACTGGCACGGCTTGAGTTCCGGCTTTGCCTGGACCTGGAGCCACGCCATCGACAACGTCAGCGAGATCTTCTCGACGGCGGCTGCCGGCGTCGGCGTGGCCGGTGCGCAGAACTTCTTCAACTCGGACCAGCCGGAGACCGGCACGGGTGGGACTTCCTACACCCACGTCATCTCCCTCTGGTTTATCTATGAACTGCCCTGGTACAAGAGCCAGGCGGGCTTCCTGGGTAAGGTGCTGGGCGGGTGGCAGTTGAACGGCATCTACCGTTACCGCTCGGGTGAGCCCTTCAACCCGCTGCAGGGAGTGGCCAGCAACTACTGCGACCCCTCCTTCAATGCCACGTTCTACGGCGTTGACACTTGCCGGCCGCTGCTGAACGATCCCAGCGCCCCCCTCGACACGGTGGGTATCTTCGATGGGACCTGCACGCTCCAGGATCCGTTCGGGGTGGGCACCACGCAGTTCCACTGGGTGTTCAACGACACCCAGGCGGCGCTGTGCCTGGGCAACCCCTTCCTGGGTATCGGCCGCAACACCCTGCGCGCGCAGACGTTCAACAACCTGGACTTCGGCGTGTACAAGAACTTCAAGATGGGCGAGCGCGTGACCTTGCAGGTCCAGGCCAACGGCTTCAACGTCTTGAACCGGCAATACCGCGGCACGCCGGACCCGTTCCTGGACGACGGCGGGTTCTCCACCGTCGGCAGCTCGTTCATGAACAACTTCTTCAACACCAGCGGCAACCGCAGCTTTACCTTCGGCATGAGGTGGATCTTCTAACCTCGGCCCAAGGCAGCGGTTCCACTTCGAGGCCAGCCGCAAGGCTGGCCTCTCTTTCTTGCCGGCGGGAGGTGAAAGGCTGGGGCACTAGGGCGGGGGAGGCGATATACTATCGGACTCCGCGTCCCCTGCGGCTCCGGTTGGGGCCGCCCCGGCCCCCGCTCGGCGAATTCCATGAAACGAAAGCCGCGCGATTTCCGTATCTAGGAGGGTGACGATTGGCGGGTTCGGCAGTCTGATAGTGGAAGCCTGGATTTGAAGCCTTTGATTTCCCTGGGAGACAAACGCATGCGACGTTCGTGGTTGGTCCTCGCTCTCGCTGTGCTGGCGGCGGCTGCGGCCCCGGGTTCGGCCTGGGCGCAGCAGTCCTATAACTATGCCAAGGGAAGCCCGCAGCTTCCCTTCGTGCTGCGCCCCTACATCCCGCATCACGTGCCCGAGCCGGTGTTCACCAACAGCCCCCGCATCGACCAGCTCATGAAGGACGGGAAGATCTACCTCTCGCTGGACGATGCCATCGCCATGGCCCTGGAGAACAACCTGGACCTGGCCATCGCGCGCATCACCCTGCCCATCGCCGACACCGACATCCTGCGCGCCAAGGGCGGCGGGACCATCCGCGGCGTGCCCTCGGGCGTGGTGCAGAACACCCCTGGCGGCGGGGTGGGCGGCTTCGGCTCGGGCGCGCCCGGCACCGGCCCTGGAGGCACCACCCTGGCCACGGGCGGGGCGGGCGCGGGCGCCGGCGGCCTGGCCACCACCACCCTGGGCGTGGGCTCCGCCATCGATTCCTACGACCCCATCTTGAGCTCGAACCTGGCGCTGGAGTACGCGACCTTCCCCACCGCCAACATCGTCACCACCGGCATCCCCAACGTGCAGCAGAACACCGCCACCGCCAACTTCAGCTACTTCCAGGGCTTTGGCACCGGCACGGCCATGAGCGTGAGCTTCCAGAACCTGCGGGCCTCCACCAACAGCCTGTTCCAGATCCTCTCCCCGGACGTGTCTTCGGGTTTCCGTTTGACCCTGCGGCAGCACCTGCTCTCGGGCTTCGGCTTCGGCCCCAACCAGCGCTTCATCCGCATCGCCAAGAACAACCGCGAGGTCTCCGACGTGGCCTTCCGCCTGCAGGTGATCACCACCGTCACCCAGATCGAGAACATCTACACCGACCTGGTGACCGCCTACGAGGACCTGAAGGTGAAGGAGCGCTCGCTGGCGCTGGCCGAGAAGACGCTCGCCGATAACCGGAAGCAGGTGGAGATCGGGACGCTGGCCCCCATCGAGATCGTGCGCGCGGAGAGCGAGGTGGCCTCGCGCAACCAGGACCTGATCGTCTCCCAGACCGCGCTGCAGTTGCAGCAGTTGCTGATGCTGAACGCCATCACCAAGACCACCAGCGACCCGGTCCTGGGCGCCGCCCCCGTGATCCCCACCGACACCGTGGAGGTGCCCGCGCAGGAGCCTACGGTACCGCTGCAGGACCTGATCAAGGAGGCGCTCGACCATCGTCCCGAGCTGCGCGAGAACATCATCAACCTGAAGAACCAGGAGATCAACAAGAAGTCGGCGGCCAACGCTTTGCTGCCTACCGTGGACCTGCTGGGGTGGTATGGAACCAGCGCCCTGGGCGGCGCCCTCAACCCCCTGACCCCCTGCGGCGGCCTGGGCGAGCCTCCCTGCGACCTGCACCGCACCGGCTTCCCCGAGGCCTTCGCCAACACGCTGCGGGCCAACAATCCCGACTATGGCATCGGGCTGAACGTGACCATCCCCATCCGCAACCGCCCCGCGCAGGCCGACCAGGTCCGTTCGGAGCTGGAGTATCGCCAGGCACAGATCCGGCTGCAGCAGCAGCAGAACCAGATCGGCATCGAGGTGCGCAACGCCCAGGTGGGTGTGGTGCAGAACCGGGCGCGCGTGGAGGCGGCCCGCAAGGGCCGCGAGTTGGCCCAGCAGACCCTGGAAGCCGAGCAGAAGAAGTTCCAGTTGGGAGCCTCCACCCCCATCCTGGTGCTGCAGGCGCAGCGCGACCTGGCCCAGGCGGAATCCAACGTGGTGACCGCCATGTCCTCCTACGCCAAGTCCAAGGTGGAGCTGGATCGCGCCACCGGCCTGACCCTGGCCCATCTGGGCATCGACATGGGCGACGCCGAGAGCGGCGTGGTCACCAAGATGCCCAACGTGCCGGGCGTGGTGAAGGCCGGCGCGGATGCCCAGGAGGGCACCCCGCCCAAGCCCTGAGGCGGACGTGATATGGTTGCGCGAGGCTGGAGCCCCCGGCTCCGGTCTCGCGCGCTTTTTTATGCCGCTTTCCATCGCCATCATCACCCTCAACGAGGAAGCCAAGCTGGGCAGGACGCTGGAGAGCCTGCGCGGCCTGGCCGACGAAGTCCTCGTGGTGGACTCGGGCTCGGCCGACCGCACCCTGGAGATCGCCCGCGCCCACGGCGCCAAGGTCTTCTGCGAGCCCTGGAAGGGTTACGCCGCCCAGAAGAACTCCGCCATCGCCAAGGCCACCGGCGACTGGGTGCTCTCGCTCGATGCCGACGAGGCCGTGGAGCCCGGGCTGGCGGAGGAGATCCGCGCCGTGATCGCCCGGCCAGGGGATGACGGCATCCACGGCTACTTCATCCCCCGCAAGAACTTCTTCTTTGGGCGCTGGATCAAGCACGGCGGCTACTATCCCGACCCCAAGCTGCGGCTCTTCCGCCGGGGCACCGCGCGTTTTAAGGAGCGGGTCGTGCACGAGAGCATGGAGGCCGACGGCCGCACCGGCCGCCTCCGCCACGCCCTGCTGCACGACGCCTATCCCACCCTGAAGGGCTATGTGGGGGCGTGCAATACGTACTCCTCCCTCAGCGCCGAGATCGCCTACGGCAAGGGCCACCGCCGCTTCCGCCTGTGGAACATCGTGGTTCGCCCCTGGGCCACCTTCGTCTACAACTACTTCGTCCGGCTGGGATTTCTGGATGGCAAGGAAGGACTGCTGGTGCACCTCTACCACGCCTGCTACGTATCCTGGACCTACGCCAAGGCATGGGAGCTGGGGCGGAAGAAAGCCCCCTAGCTACTAGCTACCACACTGGCCCCACGTTTTCGATTATCATTAACCGTTTGCCTATGGCCGAGAAGAAGAGGAACGGCAAGAAGCCCGGAGTAGCCGAGAGCCCCATCCAGGACGTCTTCGAGGGACGGCAGCCCGCCGACTCCGAAAAGCGCTGGGCGGAAGAGAGCCTGGCGCCGGCGCTGGAAAAGGCGCCGGAGCGGCCCATCGGCGAGTCCACCGGCGTCAACCTGGACGAGCACGGCACCGCCCGCTTCACCACCATCTCGGGCGTGCCCGTGCGCCGCCTCTACACTCCCGCCGATCTGCCCCAGGACTGGTCCTACGAGAAGTACCTGAACTATCCCGGGCAGCCGCCCTACACGCGCGGCATCCACGCCACCGGCTATCGCGGCAGGCTCTGGACCATGCGCCAGTTCTCCGGCTTCGCCTCGCCGGAGGAGACCAACCGGCGCTACAAGTACCTGCTGGCCGCGGGCGGGGGCGGGCTCTCGGTGGCCTTCGACCTGCCTACCCTGATGGGCTACGACTCCGACCACGCCGCCAGCGAAGGCGAAGTGGGCAAGTGCGGCGTGGCCATCGATTCGCTGGAGGACATGGAGATCCTCTTCGCCGGCATCGACCTGGAGAAGACCACGGTCTCCATGACCATCAACTCGCCCGCCTCCGTGCTCTGGGCCATGTACCTGGCGGTGGCGGAGAAGCAGGGCGCCGACTGGAAGAAGGTCTCCGGCACTATCCAGAACGACATCTTGAAGGAATACATCGCGCAGAAGGAGTACATCTATCCGCCCGCGCCCTCCATGCGCCTGGTGGTCGACACCTTCGAGTTCGGCTCGCGCTTCACGCCGCGCTTCAACACCATCTCCATCAGCGGCTACCACATCCGCGAGGCGGGCTCGACCGCGCTGCAGGAATTGGCCTTCACCGTTTACGACGGCGTGGAGTACGTGGAGTGGGCGCGGCGCCGCGGCCTGGACGTGGACGAATTCGGACCCCGCCTCAGCTTCTTCTTCAACGCCCACAACGACTTCTTCGAGGAGATCGCCAAGTACCGCGCCGCGCGCAAGATCTGGTACCGGCTGATGAAGGACCGCTTCGGGACGCAGAAGGAGCGCACCCGCCTGCTGCGCTTCCACACCCAGACCGCCGGGGTCTCGCTCACCGCGCAGCAGCCCATGAACAACATCGCGCGCGTCGCCATCCAGGCGCTGGCTGCGGTGCTGGGCGGCACCCAGTCGCTGCATTGCGACGGCTACGACGAGGCCCTGGCCCTGCCCACCGAAGAGGCCGCGCGCATCGCGCTGCGCACCCAGCAGATCATCGCCTACGAGTCGGGCGTGGCCCAGACGGTGGACCCGCTGGGCGGCTCCTACTTCCTGGAGCGCCTCACTCTCGACATGGAGAAGGGCGCTTTCGATTACTTCGAGAAGCTGGACGCCATGGGCGGCATGGTGCAGGCCATCGAGCGCGGCTATCCCCAGAAGGAGATCGCCGAGGCCAGCTACCAGTATCAGCGCGCGGTGGAGGCGCGGGAGAAGATCATCGTCGGGGTCAACGACTTCAGCATCGAGGAGCAGCCGCCGGAGACCCTCTACATCGACGAGAAGGTGGCCCAGCACCAGAGCGAGAAGCTGAAGGCGCTGCGCCAGCGGCGCTCCAACGACGAAGTTCGCCGGCGCCTGGACGCGCTCAAGCAGGCCGCCGCCCAGGAGCCGGAAAAGCCCGCCCAGAGCGGGATTTCGCCGGTCAACACCATGCCCTTCCTGGTGGACGCGGTCCGCGCCTACGCCACCGTAGGCGAGATCTGCGAGGCTTTGCGCGAGGTGTACGGGACCTACACCGAGACCAGCATCACGTAGAATTGGGCCATCGGGTCATCGCTCCGTCGGCCGCAGAACAGAACCCGCGTGACCTGGAACGCCAAAGCGGCTAACATCTCCTGCCAATCCAGCCGCCACCCAGCCGGAAGGAGCGCCGATGGCCAACCATCGCGTACGGTTTACCGTTCCCTATCGCGACCTCGGACGCGCGGACGTGGAATTCAAGATCTATGCGGCGGCGCGGCGCGGGCGTCGCATCCGGCACATCATCGGGACGCTGTTGGTGAGCCACGGCGCCCTGGAATGGCGCTCGCGCAAGAAGCACATCAAGGTCCGGCTGGACTGGGACGACTTCGACCGCTTCATGCAGAGCCGGCGGGATTGAATCTTCCAAGCCGGGCCGCGAATCCAATCCCCTCATGCAAGAAGCCGTCGACCATCTCAAGTCCGCCGATCCGGTCCTGGCCGAGCTGATCGAGCGTGTCGGGCCGCCCCGCATCCAGTACCGCGAGCCTACCTTTGAGATCCTGGTGCGCTCCATCGCCTTCCAGCAGTTGAACGGCAAGGCCGCCTCGACCATCTACAACCGCCTGGTGGAGGCCGCGGGCGGCCGCATCACCCCCGACTCCATCCTCCGGCTGCGGCCGCAGAAGATGCGCGCCGCCGGGCTCTCCCGCCAGAAGCTCTCCTACATCCGCGATCTGGCTCGCCAGACTCGCGCCGGCCAGGTGGACTTCGCCCGCCTGCCGCACCTGCCCGACCACGAGGTCATCGCTCACCTGACGCGCGTGAAGGGCATCGGGGAGTGGAGCGCGCACATGTTCCTGCTCTTCGCCCTGCGCCGCCCCGATGTGTTGCCCACCGGCGACTTCGGCGTCTGCAACGCCATCCGCAGGCTCTACAAGAAGCGCACCATGCCCACGCCCCGCCAGGTGGAGCGCCTCGCTCGGCCCTGGCATCCCCACTGCTCGCTGGCGGCCTGGTACCTGTGGCGCAGCGCCGACGGCGATTGAGTAATCGGGGAATTGTGGAATCGGGGAAATGAACCAGCCGCGCCGGAGCACCAGCATTTCCATTGCTCGATTCCCCGATCACTCAATTGCTCAATGGCGCGACCCGTGATGTATCCTAGTCATGGCTCCGATGGCTGACGAGAGAAAGATCCGTGTCCTGGTGGCCAAGCCCGGCCTGGATGGCCATGACCGCGGCGCCAAGGTCATCGCCCGGGCGCTGCGCGACGCCGGCATGGAGGTCATCTACACCGGCCTGCGCCAGACCCCGGAGATGGTGGTCAGCGCCGCCCTGCAGGAGGACGTGGACGTGATCGGCCTCTCCATCCTCAGCGGCGCCCACAACGCCATCGTCCCCCGCCTCATGGAGCTGCTGCGCCAGAGCAAGATGGACGACGTGCTGGTGCTGGTGGGCGGCATCATCCCCGACGTGGACGTTCCCGGCCTGAAGCAGGCGGGCGTGGCCGCGGTCTTCCAGCCCGGCACGCCCATGGACGAGATCATCGAGTTCATCCGCAAGAACGTGAAGCCGCGCGGCGTGCCCGCGACCTGACGCGAGGAGCCCATCCGCCAAGAGCAGCTCATCCAGCAAGCCACCGGCCCTACGCCCTGGTACTGGAGCACCTTCCCCGAGCCCGTGGGCGCCTCCGGGCGGCGCTACCGCTGGACCTATCACGGCGAGCAGGAGGCCATCGCCTCGCTGGTCACGCTGGCCCCGCGCGACGAGCCCGCCAGCACCTGCCTGGCGCTCAACTACTACTGCTGGCCCTTCCTGCTGCCCCAGGGCCGCCTGGGGCTGTGGTGCAACGAGCCTCGCTACGTCCGCCTGCTGGCCTTCGAGCTCGACGCCCTGGCCGCCTTCCCCCTGCACGACATCGCCGGCTGGTTCAACAAGTCGCAGGAGCGGGTGTACGCCGCCACCGCGCCGCTCGCAGAGATGGAACTGCCCTGGGATATGCCGGCGGGGATGCAGAACGTCGCCGTGCCTCAGGAATTCCGCGGGGTGGAGGAGCTGCTGATCATCAGCTCCCATCCAGGGGCGGGCAAGGATGAGCCCGCTTGCGCCGTCTTCGCGCTGCGACCCGGCCATGGCACCGTGGAAGTGCTGCCGCAGAGGTGGTTCACCGCCGGCGAGTACGACATCGGGCGGCAGTGGCTGACGCGGGTGGCTCGCGACCCCGCCACCGGGCGCATCGTGGGCGAGGGCATCCGCGTGGGCAAGTTCGAGCTGGATGACGCCGGCACCGACGTGGCCAGGTGGCTGGAGTGAGCATTCGTCAAGAACCAGGGCCGGACATCGGGGCCAGAAACAACCATTGAGGGTGTCATCCTTCGCGAGGCAAAGCCGAGCGGAGGATCTGACGAAGTCGCCTGCACAACCGCCACGGTAGCGTAGGCGGTTTCGTCAGATCCTCCCGCCTCCCTTCGGTCGGCGGAAGGATGACAGCCAATAAAGGGTCTGTCCCAGCGGCAAGATTCGGTATGCCAGTGAAGTCCTACTACGTCTACATCATGGCTAGTCACCGCCGTGTGCTCTACACAGGTGTGACCAGCAAGCTGGAGACACGTGCTGGGCAGCATCAGGACGATGTTTTCGAAGGCAGTTTCACAGCACGATACAGAGTTCACAAGTTGGTCTATTTCGAGACCTACTCCAGCATCCACCGGGCCATCGCCAGGGAGAAGACTATCAAGCATTTCACGCGGGCGGAGAAGATCAAGTTGATCGAGTCCGCAAATCCCAAGTGGCACGACCTGAGCGAGCAGTGGAAACGGAGGCCTCAGATCCTCCCGGCTCGCTTCGCTCGGCGGAAGGATGACATCTCCATGGGACTCGGATTTGTCATTGAGGATCGCCGTGGCGTTCGCATCCTCCGCCTGCACTCCGCCGACGGCACCAACCGGCTGACGGCGGCGGCCGTCATGTCGCTGACTAACGCCATACGCAGCCTGGCCGCCGAGCCGCGTCCCCTCATCCTCACCGGCAACCACAAGTTCTTTTCTGCGGGCGCGGACCTGGTCGAGATCGCCGCCCTCACCGGCGCCGCAGCCTTCGCTTTTGCGAGGATGGGCCAGGAATTGATGTCCGTCGTGGACCGCTTCCCCGCCCCGGTCATCGCCGCCGTCTGCGGCTACTGCATGGGTGGCGGCCTGGACCTGGCGCTGGCCTGTGACTACCGCATCGCGCATCCGCACGCCGTCTTCGGTCACCGCGGCGCGGCCCTGGGCCTGATCACCGGATGGGGCGGGACCCAGCGCCTGCCGCGGCTGGTGGGCAAAGGGCGCGCTCTCGAGATGCTCGTGGCCGCCGAAAAGGTCACGGCATCGCAGGCCCAGCGCATCGGTCTGGTGGAACAGATCGCCGACGATCCCGTGGCCGCTGCAATTGCGCGCGTGGCCCCGCTGATGTAGGGTAGATTGTTTTCAGCCGCTCCCCATGCCTGACCCGAAGCATCCCAGCGCCTCCGTACTCGCCTCCAAGGTGGACCCCACCTCGGTGCGCTTCGAGAAGAACATGCGCGCCATGGCCGAGCTGGTGGCCGAGTTCCGCAACCAGGAAGAGAAGATCAGCGAGGGCGGCGGCGCCGGCGCCATCGAGAGCCAGCACAAGAAGGGGCGGCTGACCGGGCGCGAGCGCCTGGCCCTGCTGCTCGACCCGGGCACCGAACTCTTCGAGCTGGGCGCCTACGCCGCCTGGGGCATGTACGAGGAGTGGGGCGGCGCGCCGGCGGCGGGCGTGGTCACCGGGCTGGGACGCATCCACGGCCGCCTGTTCATGCTCATCGTGAACGACGCCACCGTGAAGGCGGGCGCTTTCTTCCCCATGACCAGCAAGAAGGTCATCCGGGCGCAGAACATCGCCATCGAGAACCGCATTCCCACCATCTACCTGGTGGACTCGGCCGGGGTCTTCCTGCCGCTGCAGGAGGACGTCTTCCCCGGCACCGACGACTTCGGGCGCGTCTTCCGCAACAACGCCGTGATGAGCGCCATGGGTATCCCCCAGATCGCCGCCATCATGGGCATGTGCGTGGCCGGGGGCGGCTACCTGCCGGTGATGTGCGACCACGTGCTCATGACCGACGGCAGCGGGCTCTTCCTGGCCGGCCCCGCGCTGGTGCAGGCCGCCATCGGGCAGAAGATCGACGCCGAGAGCCTGGGGGGCGCCAGGATGCACGCCGAGATCAGCGGCACCGTGGACTACCGCGAGCCCAACGACGAGGCCTGCCTGGCCCGCATCCGCTCCCTGGTGGAGAAGATGGGCCGGCGGGCCGGCGCCCCCTTCGACCGCAAGAAGCCCGAGCCCCCCGCCTTCGCCGCCGAGGAGACCTACGGCATCTTCGAATCTGACCCCTCGCGCCAGTACGACATGAAGGAAGTGATCGCGCGCATCGTGGACGGCAGCCGCTTCGACGAGTATCGCCCCGAGTACGGCGAGACCCTGCTCTGCGGCTTCGCCCGCATCGGCGGCTATGCCGTGGGCATCGTGGCCAACCAGAAGTCCCACGTCACCATGCTCGACCACGCCGGGCAGAAGCGGGTGGAGTTCGGCGGCGTCATCTACACCGAGAGCGCGGAGAAGGCCGCGCGCTTCATCATGGACTGCAACCAGAACCTGGTGCCGCTCATCTTCCTCCACGACGTGAACGGCTTCATGGTGGGCCGCGACGCGGAATGGAGCGGCATCATCAAGGCCGGGGCCAAGATGGTGAATGCGGTCTCCAATTC containing:
- a CDS encoding methylmalonyl-CoA mutase family protein, which encodes MAEKKRNGKKPGVAESPIQDVFEGRQPADSEKRWAEESLAPALEKAPERPIGESTGVNLDEHGTARFTTISGVPVRRLYTPADLPQDWSYEKYLNYPGQPPYTRGIHATGYRGRLWTMRQFSGFASPEETNRRYKYLLAAGGGGLSVAFDLPTLMGYDSDHAASEGEVGKCGVAIDSLEDMEILFAGIDLEKTTVSMTINSPASVLWAMYLAVAEKQGADWKKVSGTIQNDILKEYIAQKEYIYPPAPSMRLVVDTFEFGSRFTPRFNTISISGYHIREAGSTALQELAFTVYDGVEYVEWARRRGLDVDEFGPRLSFFFNAHNDFFEEIAKYRAARKIWYRLMKDRFGTQKERTRLLRFHTQTAGVSLTAQQPMNNIARVAIQALAAVLGGTQSLHCDGYDEALALPTEEAARIALRTQQIIAYESGVAQTVDPLGGSYFLERLTLDMEKGAFDYFEKLDAMGGMVQAIERGYPQKEIAEASYQYQRAVEAREKIIVGVNDFSIEEQPPETLYIDEKVAQHQSEKLKALRQRRSNDEVRRRLDALKQAAAQEPEKPAQSGISPVNTMPFLVDAVRAYATVGEICEALREVYGTYTETSIT
- a CDS encoding cobalamin B12-binding domain-containing protein, with protein sequence MADERKIRVLVAKPGLDGHDRGAKVIARALRDAGMEVIYTGLRQTPEMVVSAALQEDVDVIGLSILSGAHNAIVPRLMELLRQSKMDDVLVLVGGIIPDVDVPGLKQAGVAAVFQPGTPMDEIIEFIRKNVKPRGVPAT
- a CDS encoding TolC family protein, which encodes MRRSWLVLALAVLAAAAAPGSAWAQQSYNYAKGSPQLPFVLRPYIPHHVPEPVFTNSPRIDQLMKDGKIYLSLDDAIAMALENNLDLAIARITLPIADTDILRAKGGGTIRGVPSGVVQNTPGGGVGGFGSGAPGTGPGGTTLATGGAGAGAGGLATTTLGVGSAIDSYDPILSSNLALEYATFPTANIVTTGIPNVQQNTATANFSYFQGFGTGTAMSVSFQNLRASTNSLFQILSPDVSSGFRLTLRQHLLSGFGFGPNQRFIRIAKNNREVSDVAFRLQVITTVTQIENIYTDLVTAYEDLKVKERSLALAEKTLADNRKQVEIGTLAPIEIVRAESEVASRNQDLIVSQTALQLQQLLMLNAITKTTSDPVLGAAPVIPTDTVEVPAQEPTVPLQDLIKEALDHRPELRENIINLKNQEINKKSAANALLPTVDLLGWYGTSALGGALNPLTPCGGLGEPPCDLHRTGFPEAFANTLRANNPDYGIGLNVTIPIRNRPAQADQVRSELEYRQAQIRLQQQQNQIGIEVRNAQVGVVQNRARVEAARKGRELAQQTLEAEQKKFQLGASTPILVLQAQRDLAQAESNVVTAMSSYAKSKVELDRATGLTLAHLGIDMGDAESGVVTKMPNVPGVVKAGADAQEGTPPKP
- a CDS encoding glycosyltransferase family 2 protein, yielding MPLSIAIITLNEEAKLGRTLESLRGLADEVLVVDSGSADRTLEIARAHGAKVFCEPWKGYAAQKNSAIAKATGDWVLSLDADEAVEPGLAEEIRAVIARPGDDGIHGYFIPRKNFFFGRWIKHGGYYPDPKLRLFRRGTARFKERVVHESMEADGRTGRLRHALLHDAYPTLKGYVGACNTYSSLSAEIAYGKGHRRFRLWNIVVRPWATFVYNYFVRLGFLDGKEGLLVHLYHACYVSWTYAKAWELGRKKAP
- a CDS encoding DNA-3-methyladenine glycosylase, encoding MQEAVDHLKSADPVLAELIERVGPPRIQYREPTFEILVRSIAFQQLNGKAASTIYNRLVEAAGGRITPDSILRLRPQKMRAAGLSRQKLSYIRDLARQTRAGQVDFARLPHLPDHEVIAHLTRVKGIGEWSAHMFLLFALRRPDVLPTGDFGVCNAIRRLYKKRTMPTPRQVERLARPWHPHCSLAAWYLWRSADGD
- a CDS encoding acyl-CoA carboxylase subunit beta; translated protein: MPDPKHPSASVLASKVDPTSVRFEKNMRAMAELVAEFRNQEEKISEGGGAGAIESQHKKGRLTGRERLALLLDPGTELFELGAYAAWGMYEEWGGAPAAGVVTGLGRIHGRLFMLIVNDATVKAGAFFPMTSKKVIRAQNIAIENRIPTIYLVDSAGVFLPLQEDVFPGTDDFGRVFRNNAVMSAMGIPQIAAIMGMCVAGGGYLPVMCDHVLMTDGSGLFLAGPALVQAAIGQKIDAESLGGARMHAEISGTVDYREPNDEACLARIRSLVEKMGRRAGAPFDRKKPEPPAFAAEETYGIFESDPSRQYDMKEVIARIVDGSRFDEYRPEYGETLLCGFARIGGYAVGIVANQKSHVTMLDHAGQKRVEFGGVIYTESAEKAARFIMDCNQNLVPLIFLHDVNGFMVGRDAEWSGIIKAGAKMVNAVSNSVVPKITVIVGGSFGAGHYAMCGKAYDPRFVFAWPTARYAVMSGDSAAGTLVEIKIKQLERGGKKLSDEEKKELYESVKKTYDEQTDSRYAAARLWVDKIIDPMETREALIQALEAASLNPDVPQFKTGVLQT
- a CDS encoding enoyl-CoA hydratase-related protein — protein: MKSYYVYIMASHRRVLYTGVTSKLETRAGQHQDDVFEGSFTARYRVHKLVYFETYSSIHRAIAREKTIKHFTRAEKIKLIESANPKWHDLSEQWKRRPQILPARFARRKDDISMGLGFVIEDRRGVRILRLHSADGTNRLTAAAVMSLTNAIRSLAAEPRPLILTGNHKFFSAGADLVEIAALTGAAAFAFARMGQELMSVVDRFPAPVIAAVCGYCMGGGLDLALACDYRIAHPHAVFGHRGAALGLITGWGGTQRLPRLVGKGRALEMLVAAEKVTASQAQRIGLVEQIADDPVAAAIARVAPLM